In Cyprinus carpio isolate SPL01 chromosome A1, ASM1834038v1, whole genome shotgun sequence, the following proteins share a genomic window:
- the LOC109063976 gene encoding protein disulfide-isomerase-like, with the protein MKVYITLCLSVCVYLCKALADSDPDAILEDKDVLVLTKSNFEWALKQHNQLLVHFYAPLSGQSLGSILEFREAAGALKEAESDVRLGGVNVKKEKDLAASLNVTTIPSLRLYLSGNKNNPVHCPDLKSSAAILTWLKRRKGPSADIISNLTQLEKFTGEEELVVLGLFKDLEEDIAKVFYETAADIADLPFGVTGNDEIFSKYEISGDTVLLIRKSKPDKQFEMGSSTVKTDLVQFIRLYEMELVTEYNGEKVLKFVVLVVFMLFINKTEEGFEEIFLAFKTTAEKLRGKVLFVMIDVSEPRNGRVMEYFRVRSEEVPQIRMVNLSNHVQYQLPSDKFDTQTLLEFCLKYLDGKAKPKLQSESIPENWDTQPVKELVGMNFEIVAFNHNKNVIVLFYAPWSSESRALFPLWEELAEHFRENEDVVVAKIDVTANDVNIHLREKYPSIKLFPAVYSERVVPYSGKRKLKPIVTFMKKEIEKAKTDKAKEEEWRKKYLNEQKAAVKEEL; encoded by the exons ATGAAGGTGTACATTACGCTCTGCCTGAGCGTGTGCGTGTATTTATGCAAAGCTCTGGCGGACAGTGATCCTGATGCAATCCTCGAAGACAAAGATGTTCTAGTGCTGACAAAAAGCAATTTCGAATGGGCTCTTAAACAGCACAACCAGCTATTGGTCCATTTCT ATGCGCCTCTTTCTGGCCAGTCCCTCGGATCCATCCTTGAGTTTAGAGAAGCAGCCGGTGCGCTGAAGGAAGCAGAGTCTGATGTGAGACTGGGAGGAGTGAAtgtgaaaaaggaaaaagatCTTGCTGCATCCCTTAATGTCACAACAATACCATCACTACGGCTGTACCTGTCTGGAAACAAGAACAATCCAGTGCACTGTCCAG ATCTAAAGAGCTCTGCCGCAATCCTGACATGGCTGAAAAGAAGAAAAGGGCCAAGCGCTGACATCATCAGTAATCTCACACAGCTGGAAAAATTCACAGGAGAAGAGGAGCTTGTGGTGCTGGGATTATTTAAG GATCTTGAGGAAGACATAGcgaaagtgttttatgaaacagccgcTGACATCGCAGACCTGCCCTTTGGAGTAACAGGAAATGATGAGATCTTCAGCAAGTATGAGATCAGTGGAGATACCGTTCTCCTCATCAGAAAG TCTAAACCTGACAAGCAGTTTGAGATGGGAAGCAGCACAGTGAAAACAGATCTTGTTCAGTTTATCAGACTGTATGAGATGGAACTTGTGACCGAGTACAATGGCGag AAGGTTTTGAAGTTTGTGGTGTTGGTGGTTTTTATGCTGTTTATTAATAAGACTGAGGAAGGATTTGAAGAGATATTCCTTGCTTTTAAAACCACTGCGGAAAAACTCAGAGGGAAG GTTCTGTTTGTGATGATTGATGTGAGTGAGCCACGGAATGGCCGTGTTATGGAGTATTTCCGTGTGAGATCAGAAGAAGTGCCTCAGATCCGTATGGTCAATTTATCAAACCACGTTCAATACCAGCTGCCATCTGATAAGTTTGACACACAGACTCTTTTAGAGTTCTGCCTAAAATACCTGGATGGAAAAGCAAAG CCTAAACTGCAGAGCGAGTCAATTCCGGAAAACTGGGACACACAGCCAGTGAAAGAGCTAGTTGGGATGAACTTTGAAATAGTGGCCTTCAACCATAACAAAAATGTCATTGTCTTGTTCT ATGCACCTTGGAGCAGTGAAAGTCGTGCTCTGTTTCCATTGTGGGAAGAGCTTGCTGAACACTTTCGTGAAAATGAAGATGTTGTTGTTGCCAAGATTGATGTTACTGCAAACGATGTAAACATTCATCTAAGAGAAAAATACCCATCAATCAAATTATTTCCTGCTGTTTATTCAGAGAGG GTAGTGCCATATTCTGGCAAGAGGAAGCTGAAGCCTATTGtaacatttatgaaaaaagaGATTGAAAAAGCCAAAACGGACAAAGCCAAG GAGGAGGAATGGAGGAAGAAATATCTGAATGAACAGAAGGCTGCCGTGAAAGAGGAACTCTGA